The genomic stretch CCCTATGCCGTTGTTCATTTTGATGGCCACGGAATCTATGACCAGAGAATGGGCCTGGGCGCACTTTGCTTTGAGGCTGCACAGGAGAGCAAGACATTGAGCAAATGCCTGCTTGATCAGGTGGATGCCGCAGAGCTGGCCGCTGAACTGCGCCAATACGGGGTGCCGCTCATGGTGCTGGATGCCTGCCAGACCGCCAAGGCCGAGACCGATCCCACCTCCTCGGTGGCGGCCAAGCTGCTGGAACAGGGCATTGGTTCGGTCGTGGCCATGAGTCATAGCGTGCTGGTGGCAACGGCCCACCGTTTTGTCGCGGCCTTTTATCAGGGATTGGCCGAGGGGAAACGGGTGGGTGATGCCATGCTGGCCGGGCAGGCTGCGCTCTATGGTGATCGCTTCCGGGGCAAGGTCATGGGAGCCGGGGAGTTGGAAATGCAGGACTGGTTTGTGCCGGTGCTCTTTCAGGATAGGGACGACCCGCAGCTTATTACCAGCAGGCCGGGGGAAGCCGCAGCACGGCTGGGCAAGGAACAGCGGCAGCTGCAATTGGGCAAACTGCCCGAACCGCCGGAGCATAGCTTTGTCGGGCGCAGTCGGATGCTCTTGTCTCTGGAGCGGTTGCTGGAGCAGGAAACCTACGCCGTGATCCGGGGCAGCGGCGGCATGGGCAAGACCGCTGTCGCCGTGGAGTTGAGCCGCTGGCTGGTGCGTTGCGGACGGTTTCAGCGGGCCGCCTTTGTCAGCGTGGAGCCGCAGAATGTGCAAGATGTCTGGGGCGTGCTGGACAGCATAGGCCGTCAGCTGCTGCCCAAGTACAGCGCGGCCATGTATGCAGAGCAGGAGGGGGATGCGCTGGCCCTGGCACGACAGCCGGTGGAGCGGGCTTTACGGGATTGTCCGACTCTGATTTTACTCGACAATATGGAGAGTGTCCTGCCGGATCATGCAGGCAACAACCCAGCCGGAGTAGCCGATGTAACCGAGTTGCTGGAACTCTGCCAAAAGCTGTTGGCTGCCTCGCCAGAATGTCGCCTGCTTTTTACCAGCCGGGAGCTGCTGCCTGCGCCCTTTGATCGGGCAAAGAATACAGTGGAATTGGGACGGCTGGACAGGAACGAGGCGATTCAGCTGGTGGAACAGGTCATGGCTGAACATGGCTGGGAGCCGCCTACCAGCGACAATGCCTCCACCCCGGAAGAGGTGGCGGAGCTGGTGGATACGGTGCATTGCCATCCTCGGGCCTTGGTGCTGCTGGCACGGGAGGTGGCGAACGGGGTGCGGGCCACCACCGAGGAAACGACCAAGCTCATGGCTAAGCTGGAGGCAAAGAATCCGGGTGATCGGGAGAATTCGCTGTACGCTAGCGTGGAACTGTCGCTGCGTCGCTTGCCACCGGAGATGCGGGAGCGGATTAAGGGGTTGGCGGTGTTGCATGGGGGAGGACATCTATTCATCCTCTCTGAAGTTTTAGGCCTTGAGGCAGAGGAGGCTAAAGTGGTGGCAGTGCAATTGATCAAGGTAGGTATGGCCGAAGAACGGGAATACAGCTACCTGCGCCTTGACCCGGCTCTACCTGCTTATCTTCGCTTAGGGCAGAGCGCGGAGCGGCTGGCCGAGCTGGAAACGGCTTGGGCCGAGGCCATGCGCCAGTTGGTCGGGTTTCTTTATAAGGAGCAATTTCAGGACAGCAAAATGGCGGCCCGCTTGACCCTGCTGGAGCTACCCAACCTCCTGATCCTGCTGGATCAGCTGGAAGCGCAGCTTGAGGCAGACCCGGCGACTGCCGAAACGGTCATCGATCTTGCCGGATCGATTGAGGCGTTACTGGCTCAATTAGGCCGACCCAAGGCCCTGGCCTGTGCAGTGGCAATGCGGGAAAAGGCGGCTGGCTTGGTACTGGACTGGGGCAAGACTCGCTTTAAACATGAAGGCCTCCTGATTGAACGGCTGCTTCAGCAGGGGCAGCTGCAATCGGCCTATGAAAAGGCGAAGGCCCTGTTGGAACAAGCGCAGGTTGCCGGGCCGACAGCCTATGAGGGAGCTGATTATAATTTGGCGATGGCACACATTCTGCTAGGCCGGGTGTTGCGATTCGGCGGGCAGGCAGGCCCTGCTCTGGATTTACTGGTTGAGAGCCAGCGACTTTTTGAGGCTGTGGGCGAACCGGGTGAAGGCATGGCCTCAGCAAGTCTGACCGAACAGGCCGATTGTCTCAGTAACTTAGGGCAACTGGATGCAGCCGCTGAAAAGTATCAGGAAGCGATCAGTCGAGATGAAAAGAAGGAGAGATTTCGAGATGTGGCAACGGGAAAAATGCAACTGGCAACAGTTTGCTATCTTCAAAAAAGATACACCGATGCCCTATCTGGATATGATGAGGCTCGTACCATCTTTGGCGGGTTGGATGAACCGACCTCAGTCGCTGCCGTCTGGCACCAGATCGGCATAGTACAGCAGGAGGCTGAGCAGTACGAGCAGGCGGAAACGGCCTATCGCCGTTCGCTGGAGATTGAGACCCAAAGCAATAACCGGGCCGGGCAGGCAAGCAGTTTGACCATGTTGGGGAATCTTTCTCTTGAGGTGAACCGACCGGAAGAGGCGGTCACCTTTTATCGGCAGGCTGCGGATATTTTTAGTGAGGAGGGGTTGAAGGATCTGCGCTCTGAAGGAGTTACCCGTAATAATATCGCTGCCACCCTGTGCAAGCTCAAACGCTATGACGAGGCCCGGCAGGAGATCAGGCGGGCGATTGAGTGTAACCGTCAATTTGGACATGTGGTTGAACCGTGGACGGCCTTTAACATTTTGCACAAGATTGAAGCGGCAGAGGGCAAGGCGGATGCTGCTAAGGTAGCCTGGGTACAGGCGCGGGATGCCTATCTGGCCTATCGGCGGCAGGGCGGGTATGCGCAAGGCGGAGGCGGTAAATTGGCTGATCAGGTTACGGATGCCGTGCAACAGGATAAGGCTGAGGAAATGGCGCAGCAATTACGCCAGCTTGCCGAGGCGGACGATACACCGGATTGGCTCAAGGTTGCGGCAGCGAAATTTCTTGTCGTCCTCAACGGCTCCCGCGACCCGGCTTTGGCCGATGACCCTGCCTTGTCTTATGCCAGTGCGGCAGAGGTGTTGTTTTTGATGGAGCGGTTGGAAGGATGAGGGATATTGAGGGTATAACCCAGGAACGCCCGGTGTTAAAACACCGGGCTATTATCGGGCTGTCCCTCCGGGACGCTGTGCGTCCTTCTGAGGCAGAAGCTTAACCCGTCCCGGAGGGACGCACCAAACATAGCCCAGGGTTTTAACCCTGGGTGGGGCCGGTTAACCCATGAGGCGGGAAGATAGGGATACACCGTGTCCCGGATGCCACCCCGCGATAAATCACGGAGCAAAGGGAGAAATCATGTCGCATTCATATATCAGTTGCCACATCCAGTACGTGTTCAGCACCAAAGGACGGGAACCCTGGATCACACCGGATATCCACGAACGCCTGTTTACATATATGAATGGAACAGCACAGAAAAACAACATGGCCTCATTGCGGGTCGGCGGCACCGAAGACCATGTGCATCAGCTCGTCTCCCTTCCAGCAACCCTGTCCATCGCCAAGGCGGTCCAGCTCATCAAGGGCAATTCCTCAAAATGGATTCACGAGACCTTTTCGCAACACCGACATTTTTATTGGCAGGAAGGCTACGGCGCATTCAGCGTCAGCGTTTCGCAAATTGAAAGGATCATCGCATATATAGATAACCAGCAGGAACATCATCGTTTCAGCTCCTTTGAAGAAGAATTCCTGTTGTTGCTGAAAAAACATCGGACGGAATACGATGAACAGTATGTGTTCGGATAACCAGTCCCGGAGGGACGGCACCGAACATAGCCCAGGGTTTTAACCCTGGGGCGGTTAACTCTGGGGCCAGGGCTTCAGGCCGCAATCGGCGTATGCCCCGCGCGATACCCGCCCTGCGATACGATATTATCCCCCGGCGATCCCCACCCCGCGATAAATCACGGGGCTATGAGCGAATGTCCCGCCGGGACAAGAAAACCCTGACGGCACCCGTTCCCAGGTGCCGTCAGCACCGCCATCCTTATTTCACACACCAATTATAAGCATTACGAAACATCTGCAACCAAGGCGAAACCTCCAGCCCCTGCATTTCCTGCGGCAACCAATGACACTGCCAGCCCAGGAAGGCCCGTTCCGGGTGAGGCATCATAGCCAAATGGCGACCGTCCGGGGAGCAGAGCCCGGCAAAGCCGTCCGGCGAGCCGTTAGGGTTAAAGGGATACTGCTCCGTGGCTACGCCGTTGTCATCGGTGTAGACTAGCGGAATCAGCCTCTTCCCGACAACCTCTGCCCGCACTGCCTGATCCGGAAAATGGAGCTTGCCCTCACCATGATCCACATGGATACCAAAGACCAATTCCGACATCCCCTGGAGCATGATGGCCGGACTCTCCTGCACCCGTACCGTTGCCCAGCGGGACTCAAAGCGACCTGAGTCGTTATGGACAAAGCGGGGTTGGGCCTCGGCTTCCAGTCCCTGCCAAGGCACCCAGCCCAGCAGGCCAAAGAGCTGGCAGCCGTTGCAGATACCCAGGGTAAAGGTGTCAGGCCGGTTGTAGAACGCGGTAAACATGTCCTTGATCCGGTCATTGAACAGAATGGTGGCGGCCCAGCCCTTGGCTGATTCTGGCACATCGGCGTAGGAAAAACCACCCACCGCCGCAATACCCCGGAACCCATCCAGGGTGATGCGTCCGGCCAACAGGTCGGTCATGGTAATGTCCCAGGGTTCAAAGCCAGCAGCGTAGAAGGAGGAACTCATCTCCCGGTCCGAGTTGGAACCCTCATCACGGAGGATAGCCACCTTGGGCTTATCAGTGGCGGTCAAGAGGGCCTTGGGCGCAGGCTCCGGCGTGAAGGGCAGCTTATAGGCCGGGGCGATGCGGTCATAGATTGCCGCCTTTTCCGCATCAGCGCAGGCCGGGTTCATCTGGAGGCGTTCCAGCTGATAACTGGTCTCCTCCCATTCCTGACGCAACACCCGCATGTCCTCATCCAGGACTAGGTCGCTGTTGTATTGGATGCGAATCTGTTTCTTCACAGTGCTGTTGCCCAGCAGGATGTTGTCCACTTCAGCCGCAGCAAGGATTTCCTGGACATGATCAAGTTCGTCCAGGCGGCATTCCAGCACCAGTCCAAGTTCTTCGTTGAAGAGGAACGGGATGGCCTCGGCCTCACCTGTCAATGCAAGCTCCAGACCACAGTTGCCTGCAAAGGCCATCTCCAAGACCGTAGTAATCAGGCCGCCGTCGGAGCGATCATGACCAGCCAAGATTGATCCTTGGTCGATCAGCTGCTGAACAGCAGCAAAGGCCCGTCGCAAGAGGGCCGGATCATCCATGTCCGGGCTCTCATTGCCCAGGTTGCCCAGGGTCTGGGCCAAGGCCGAGCCGCCGAGTCGTGCCTTGCCCGGTGCCAGCTCAATGAGGAGCAGGGCTGAACCCGGCTCCTTGATATCTGGAGTCACGACCTTGCTGATATCGCTCATGGCCGCATAGGCCGAGATCACCAGTTCGCGCGGGGATTTCACGGTCTCCTCGCCCACCATAGTAGCCATAGAGAGGGAGTCCTTGCCGCCGTCCACGGCCATGCCGGTGGCGATCATGGCATCACGCATGGCCCGGGCTGCATCGTTCATGGCCGCGCCTTCGCCTTTCAGCTTGGGGGCCCACATCCAGTTGGCTGAGCATTTCACCTGGTCCGGATCATCAATCCTGGCCCAGATCAGATTGGTCCAGGCCTCGCCCACTGCCATTCTGGCCCCGGCAGCCGGATCAACCAGCATTTTTATGGGTTGCTCACCAATTGCTGTGGCTCCTCCGGTCAGGCCGAAATGGGATTGGGCCACTACAGCCACATCCGCCATAGGCAGTTGGAGCGGGCCGCAGCATTGCTGCTGGACAATGAGGCCGGTTACGGCCCGGTCCACCTTGTTGGTCAGGAAGCGTTTGGAGCCCACCGAGACCAGTCGCAGGACGTTGTGGAGGTGATCGCGTACTGTAGGGGCGGCTCCCCGTGGCCGCCCGGACGGATCAGGGCAGACACAGGGGTCTACCCCTACGGGAATCCGCTGATCCTCAAAGGTCTTCTGCGGGATATCGCCCAGCACCTCGTTCAGTTCCACATCCACCGGAGTGGTTCCGTCCTGTTCGTCATGAACGATGAAACGAAGATCGCCGGTGACCTCGCCCAGCACTTCGCAACCGACTTTTTCCCGCTCGCAGATGGCCTGGAATTTTTCGATATTCTCCGGGCTGATCAGGAAGCCGTTACGCTCCTGAAATTCAGCCACGTAGATCTCCAGCACCGACATGGTGGGATCGCCTACCCGAATTTTGCGGATTTCGATCCGACCGCCGGAATGCTCCACCAGCTCCTTGAGTACGTTGGCCGGGCCACCTGCGCCCTGGTCGTGGATCACGTCGATCAGGGTTTTGTCACCCATCTCGTTGCAGGCCCGGATAGCCCGGTTCATCTTCTGCTCCATCTCGGCATCGCCGCGTTGGACAGCATTGAAGTCCAGTTCCTCAGCGTTCTCACCTTGGAGCATGGATGAGGCTGCACCGCCGCCGAAGCCGACCCGATAGGCTGGCCCGCCCACCTGAACGATGAGCATGCCCTTTTCTTCCTTTTCCTTTGCCGTGTGTCGGTCATCGATTTGGCCGATGCCGCCGGTGAACATAATCGGCTTGAGAAAGCCCCAGCGTTCGCCGCTTTCCAGGCGCATATCAAAGGAGCGGGTGAAGCCCTGGATCATGGGCTCGCCGAATTTATTGCCGTAATCCGAGGCCCCGTTGCTGGCCTCGATCTCGATGGTCAGGGCCGAGGCCAGATTGGAAGGGCAGGGATACTGCTCTTCCCAGGGCAGTTCATAGCCGGGGATGTGGAGATTGGCCACGCAATAACCTGTGGTCCCGGCCATGACAAAACCGCCTTTGCCGGTTCCCTGTACATCGCGGATACGACCGCCGGTACCGGTTTCTGCACCGGGAAAAGGGGCCACGCCGGTGGGAAAATTATGGGTCTCCGCAGTAAGCAAAGGATGATAGGTGACCTGGGTGGCCTCCAGGGGGGATGGCTGGCCCGGTTCCTTGGGCAGCAGGGTGGTGATTTCGTGCCCGGCCACTACGCTGGAGTTGTCCTTAAAGGCGATCAGTGAACCCTTGGGGTGGGCAGCCAAGGTTTCTTTGACCACCTCGAAGAGGGTGCCTTCCTGCTCTTCGCCGTCCACTACTTGCAGGCCGCCGAAATAACCGTGCCGGGAATGCTCGGAGTTGGCGTTATTGAGGTCCATGATCTCGACAATGGTGGGGTTGCGCTGGTGTTTTTTTACGAAATAATCGTAATAGAAATTGCGGTCCCACTCATCCATGGATATACCCGGCAGGTCGAGGAGGGCATCCGTCCCCTTGCCCATGAGGTCGACCTCGTAGACCGGCTCCGGCTTTACCCCGGTCTCAAAGGTGGTCAGCGGCTCCGGGTAGGGGCATTCGGTCATCCGGTCGTGGTGAGCAGCAACAAAGGCCTGTACATCTTCGCCCTCCGGTACCTGATAGCGGCGGGATCGCTCCACTCGGCTCACGCTGCCCAAGCCGGTGGCTCGGCAAATGGAGACCATGTTGGATGACCAAGCCGTGGCAAAGTTGAGCCTCGGCCCAACCTCAATCACCCGTTCGCCTTCCAAAACGGGAGTGAGGGAGACGGTGTCGATCAGAAAACCGTCGGCCAGCAGCAGGCGCAGTTGGTCCAGTTCCTGGTCAGTCAGGGTGCGGGTGGATTCTATATTAAAGCAATAGGCGCGGGTTGCGTCGATGCGGCGGTATAAGCGGGTGATGGTCATGGTAATATCCTTTGCTTGCGGATCAAGGGGGTGTTTTTCGGGATTGATTGGCTTGGCGACGTTATGGGCTGCCAGCCGGGTTTTCGATTAATTGAGAAGAGCAGGAACGATAACATGTCGGAAAAAACGTTGTCAATGTATTCCGGTTGCTCGGAGAACCAGCGATTAGAGCGAATTACTCTATCCGATCAAAGTGGTTTCCTCGATGTATACGTCGGGCAAGCAGGCGAGTCAGAAAAAGGGCGTAATGCGGTTTTCTTTTTATTGACTGAACAAACTCTTTTTTGGTTATCTTGATAAGCTGTCCAGCGGTTTTGGCACGCACGGTTGCGCTCCGATGATTGTTGAGCAGAAAAGACATCTCTCCCATAAAAATATCGTCTGGGTTTAAACAGGAGACTTTCTTGTCGTTAACAATAATGTCATAATATCCATTCACAATATAATACAGACAACTGCTTGATTCTCCCTGTTGAAAAATGGTCTCTCCTTTGTTTATATTTTTTATCGGCATTTTATTGAAGAGCCCGGGTGTGAGATCGATTTTTTCAGGATTGTATGCGAACTCGAAGGTCACCATGTTTCCTTTGTCGTTATATGTCAGTTTCTTGGTGACACTTTGAGTGATAAAAATTCCGCGTCCGTGCAGCGCAAGCAGTCCCTGTTGTTGGATGAGACGCATAATTGTACGCCAGTCGAACCCCTGTCCCTGATCGGCAACAGAAAAACGGGCAGAGGACGAATTTAAAGTGTATTTGAAGTAAACTCGTTTTGCTGCAACAGCATTTTTCTGATGGCGCAGGGATATAAGCTCGCCTATTGCTCTTCCGCTCTCAAGCCATTGTGATTTTTCCTCAAAAGTAATCGCGCAATTTCCATGTTCAACGCCGTTCATGAGCATCTCCATCAGGGAGAGCTGGAGGTTGAATTTTCCTTTTCGGTCTATCTTCTTTGTATTGAACAAAAAATTAGCAATAAGATTGGCGTAGCATTTTACTTCCAACTGATCGTTGTTTAGTTCGAATGCCCCAGATATATTTTCTACGATATTCATCCCTAATCCGTGTTGGAAGAGAATTCGACGATTATTCATGATGATAGAGATTATTTTGGATAG from Candidatus Electrothrix communis encodes the following:
- a CDS encoding tetratricopeptide repeat protein: MKKALQKAQASGTPYAVVHFDGHGIYDQRMGLGALCFEAAQESKTLSKCLLDQVDAAELAAELRQYGVPLMVLDACQTAKAETDPTSSVAAKLLEQGIGSVVAMSHSVLVATAHRFVAAFYQGLAEGKRVGDAMLAGQAALYGDRFRGKVMGAGELEMQDWFVPVLFQDRDDPQLITSRPGEAAARLGKEQRQLQLGKLPEPPEHSFVGRSRMLLSLERLLEQETYAVIRGSGGMGKTAVAVELSRWLVRCGRFQRAAFVSVEPQNVQDVWGVLDSIGRQLLPKYSAAMYAEQEGDALALARQPVERALRDCPTLILLDNMESVLPDHAGNNPAGVADVTELLELCQKLLAASPECRLLFTSRELLPAPFDRAKNTVELGRLDRNEAIQLVEQVMAEHGWEPPTSDNASTPEEVAELVDTVHCHPRALVLLAREVANGVRATTEETTKLMAKLEAKNPGDRENSLYASVELSLRRLPPEMRERIKGLAVLHGGGHLFILSEVLGLEAEEAKVVAVQLIKVGMAEEREYSYLRLDPALPAYLRLGQSAERLAELETAWAEAMRQLVGFLYKEQFQDSKMAARLTLLELPNLLILLDQLEAQLEADPATAETVIDLAGSIEALLAQLGRPKALACAVAMREKAAGLVLDWGKTRFKHEGLLIERLLQQGQLQSAYEKAKALLEQAQVAGPTAYEGADYNLAMAHILLGRVLRFGGQAGPALDLLVESQRLFEAVGEPGEGMASASLTEQADCLSNLGQLDAAAEKYQEAISRDEKKERFRDVATGKMQLATVCYLQKRYTDALSGYDEARTIFGGLDEPTSVAAVWHQIGIVQQEAEQYEQAETAYRRSLEIETQSNNRAGQASSLTMLGNLSLEVNRPEEAVTFYRQAADIFSEEGLKDLRSEGVTRNNIAATLCKLKRYDEARQEIRRAIECNRQFGHVVEPWTAFNILHKIEAAEGKADAAKVAWVQARDAYLAYRRQGGYAQGGGGKLADQVTDAVQQDKAEEMAQQLRQLAEADDTPDWLKVAAAKFLVVLNGSRDPALADDPALSYASAAEVLFLMERLEG
- the purL gene encoding phosphoribosylformylglycinamidine synthase gives rise to the protein MTITRLYRRIDATRAYCFNIESTRTLTDQELDQLRLLLADGFLIDTVSLTPVLEGERVIEVGPRLNFATAWSSNMVSICRATGLGSVSRVERSRRYQVPEGEDVQAFVAAHHDRMTECPYPEPLTTFETGVKPEPVYEVDLMGKGTDALLDLPGISMDEWDRNFYYDYFVKKHQRNPTIVEIMDLNNANSEHSRHGYFGGLQVVDGEEQEGTLFEVVKETLAAHPKGSLIAFKDNSSVVAGHEITTLLPKEPGQPSPLEATQVTYHPLLTAETHNFPTGVAPFPGAETGTGGRIRDVQGTGKGGFVMAGTTGYCVANLHIPGYELPWEEQYPCPSNLASALTIEIEASNGASDYGNKFGEPMIQGFTRSFDMRLESGERWGFLKPIMFTGGIGQIDDRHTAKEKEEKGMLIVQVGGPAYRVGFGGGAASSMLQGENAEELDFNAVQRGDAEMEQKMNRAIRACNEMGDKTLIDVIHDQGAGGPANVLKELVEHSGGRIEIRKIRVGDPTMSVLEIYVAEFQERNGFLISPENIEKFQAICEREKVGCEVLGEVTGDLRFIVHDEQDGTTPVDVELNEVLGDIPQKTFEDQRIPVGVDPCVCPDPSGRPRGAAPTVRDHLHNVLRLVSVGSKRFLTNKVDRAVTGLIVQQQCCGPLQLPMADVAVVAQSHFGLTGGATAIGEQPIKMLVDPAAGARMAVGEAWTNLIWARIDDPDQVKCSANWMWAPKLKGEGAAMNDAARAMRDAMIATGMAVDGGKDSLSMATMVGEETVKSPRELVISAYAAMSDISKVVTPDIKEPGSALLLIELAPGKARLGGSALAQTLGNLGNESPDMDDPALLRRAFAAVQQLIDQGSILAGHDRSDGGLITTVLEMAFAGNCGLELALTGEAEAIPFLFNEELGLVLECRLDELDHVQEILAAAEVDNILLGNSTVKKQIRIQYNSDLVLDEDMRVLRQEWEETSYQLERLQMNPACADAEKAAIYDRIAPAYKLPFTPEPAPKALLTATDKPKVAILRDEGSNSDREMSSSFYAAGFEPWDITMTDLLAGRITLDGFRGIAAVGGFSYADVPESAKGWAATILFNDRIKDMFTAFYNRPDTFTLGICNGCQLFGLLGWVPWQGLEAEAQPRFVHNDSGRFESRWATVRVQESPAIMLQGMSELVFGIHVDHGEGKLHFPDQAVRAEVVGKRLIPLVYTDDNGVATEQYPFNPNGSPDGFAGLCSPDGRHLAMMPHPERAFLGWQCHWLPQEMQGLEVSPWLQMFRNAYNWCVK
- a CDS encoding cyclic nucleotide-binding domain-containing protein, whose protein sequence is MNNYRIITTDDSLFETVSASINSLKRPDRELGVERLTSFDEAVDYISTELPEIIFIDFSESSIDGFALLDVIMQDQWLLHTGIIAFSKTPKDTERIEAIQGANIIVAIEETQIKASLSKIISIIMNNRRILFQHGLGMNIVENISGAFELNNDQLEVKCYANLIANFLFNTKKIDRKGKFNLQLSLMEMLMNGVEHGNCAITFEEKSQWLESGRAIGELISLRHQKNAVAAKRVYFKYTLNSSSARFSVADQGQGFDWRTIMRLIQQQGLLALHGRGIFITQSVTKKLTYNDKGNMVTFEFAYNPEKIDLTPGLFNKMPIKNINKGETIFQQGESSSCLYYIVNGYYDIIVNDKKVSCLNPDDIFMGEMSFLLNNHRSATVRAKTAGQLIKITKKEFVQSIKRKPHYALFLTRLLARRIHRGNHFDRIE
- the tnpA gene encoding IS200/IS605 family transposase — protein: MSHSYISCHIQYVFSTKGREPWITPDIHERLFTYMNGTAQKNNMASLRVGGTEDHVHQLVSLPATLSIAKAVQLIKGNSSKWIHETFSQHRHFYWQEGYGAFSVSVSQIERIIAYIDNQQEHHRFSSFEEEFLLLLKKHRTEYDEQYVFG